One segment of Macrotis lagotis isolate mMagLag1 chromosome 1, bilby.v1.9.chrom.fasta, whole genome shotgun sequence DNA contains the following:
- the MTLN gene encoding mitoregulin has product MKDVGDRKLRVAVAVSFASGFFLGWQACRMWRRFLGWRKRRLQKQLQETQRRLDMY; this is encoded by the coding sequence ATGAAAGACGTCGGGGATCGGAAGCTGCGCGTGGCCGTGGCGGTGTCCTTCGCGTCGGGCTTCTTCCTGGGCTGGCAGGCGTGCCGCATGTGGAGGCGCTTCCTGGGCTGGCGGAAGCGGCGGCTGCAGAAGCAGCTGCAGGAAACCCAGAGGCGGCTGGACATGTACTGA